The Apium graveolens cultivar Ventura chromosome 6, ASM990537v1, whole genome shotgun sequence genome contains a region encoding:
- the LOC141668010 gene encoding UDP-glucuronic acid decarboxylase 6-like, with translation MAADNASNGSLHTTKPAPTPSPLRASKFFQANMRILVTGGAGFIGSHLVDNLMENEKNEVIVVDNYFTGSKDNVRKWIGHPRFELIRHDVTETLLVEVDQIYHLACPASPIFYKHNPVKTIKTNVMGTLNMLGLAKRVGARILLTSTSEVYGDPLVHPQPESYWGNVNPIGVRSCYDEGKRVAETLMFDYHRQHGIEIRIARIFNTYGPRMNIDDGRVVSNFIAQALRDEPLTVQAPGTQTRSFCYVSDMVDGLMRLMEGKHTGPINIGNPGEFTMLELAETVKEIVNPKVEIKMVENTPDDPRQRKPIISQANKSLGWEPKVKLRDGLPLMVEDFRQRLGVPKN, from the exons ATGGCAGCTGATAATGCTTCAAATGGTAGTCTACATACTACTAAACCTGCTCCAACTCCATCACCTCTTCGTGCCTCGAAATTTTTTCAG GCCAACATGAGAATTCTTGTTACTGGGGGAGCAGGGTTCATTGGTTCCCACTTAGTGGACAACTTGATGGAAAATGAAAAGAACGAG GTAATTGTTGTGGATAATTATTTCACCGGCTCAAAGGACAATGTCAGAAAATGGATTGGTCATCCAAGATTTGAGCTTATTCGTCATG ATGTCACAGAAACACTGTTGGTTGAGGTTGATCAGATATACCACCTTGCCTGCCCAGCTTCTCCAATATTCTATAAACACAATCCCGTGAAG ACAATAAAGACGAATGTGATGGGCACATTGAACATGCTGGGTCTTGCCAAGAGAGTTGGAGCAAG AATTTTGCTTACCTCAACATCAGAGGTTTATGGCGACCCTCTTGTGCATCCCCAGCCTGAGAGCTACTGGGGTAATGTTAACCCAATAG GTGTTCGGAGCTGCTATGACGAAGGGAAGCGTGTGGCTGAGACTTTGATGTTTGATTATCATAGGCAGCATGGCATAG AAATACGAATTGCTAGAATCTTTAACACATATGGTCCTCGGATGAATATTGATGATGGGCGTGTAGTCAGCAATTTTATTGCTCAAGCACTCCG TGATGAACCATTAACAGTTCAAGCCCCTGGGACACAGACACGAAGCTTCTGTTATGTTTCTGATATG GTTGATGGCCTCATGCGACTCATGGAAGGCAAACACACTGGGCCAATCAACATTGGAAACCCAG GTGAATTCACTATGCTTGAACTTGCTGAGACAGTGAAGGAG ATTGTAAATCCTAAGGTGGAAATAAAAATGGTGGAAAACACTCCTGATGATCCAAGACAAAGGAAACCAATCATATCACAGGCGAATAAATCCCTGGGATGGGAGCCAAAAGTGAAGCTACGAGATGGACTTCCCCTCATGGTGGAGGATTTTCGTCAAAGGCTTGGAGTTCCCAAGAACTGA
- the LOC141666921 gene encoding pentatricopeptide repeat-containing protein At1g74750-like yields MLRTKQLGTLSQSARFFLNGSRCNANEGNSCTCADDETCISRKQNTKNAVRDPQAPSPATPKTSVKVNSFISGDVVGAPATSPKVISTPSNLGRIGTLTYAGGSDCVQNDTMHPSPPMSDQFVKAGIAAVSFLSDIVSYKIPTSDGSGILNSQQSHVVERVRPLSTIKASNVKALGREKVDGKSSSGTEPGTKSKSNVREAKGSAQNIGSVSSVNHNFQKKASQPAESERQSNFHHKRTVPQHVKANSSRFVPNVLPTEGKFVADVSEDFNRRPKLAKQSSSVSSMARQFTRSGNVVESVSHILRQLNWSPATEVALGNLNCSMDPYQANQVLKKMQDYSSALGFFYWLKQRPGFRHDEHTYTTMVGILGRARQFGAINKLLDQMVRDGLKPNVVTYNRLIHSYGRANYLNEALNVFNRMQEVGCNPDRVTYCTLIDIHAKSGYLDVAMDMYQRMQEAGLSPDTFTYSVIINCLGKAGHLTAADKLFCEMVSQGCVPNLVTFNIMIALHAKARNYQTSLQLYHDMQNAGFEPDKVTYSIIMEVYGHCGYLDEAEAVFSEMKRKNWVPDEPVYGLLVDLWGKVGNAGKAWEWYCAMLNAGLRPNVPTCNSLLSAFLRVHRLSDAYNLLQSMLNLGLNPSLQTYTLLISCCTEAQTAFDMTFCGKLMAVTGHPAHTFLMSMPAAGPDGQNVKDHMSSFLELMHSEDRESKRGLVDAVVDFLHKSGLKEEAGSVWEVAAHKNVYPDAVREKSSCYWLINLHVMSDGTAVTALSRTLAWFRRQMLVSGICPGRIDIVTGWGRRSRVTGSSLVRQSVQELLNMFQFPFYTENGNSGCFVGCGETLNRWLLQSYVERMHLL; encoded by the coding sequence ATGTTGCGTACTAAGCAATTGGGCACTCTCTCTCAGTCAGCTAGGTTTTTCCTCAATGGATCACGATGTAATGCAAATGAAGGAAATTCATGCACATGTGCAGATGATGAAACTTGCATTTCAAGAAAGCAGAATACAAAAAATGCAGTTCGAGATCCACAAGCACCATCCCCCGCAACACCAAAAACTTCAGTAAAAGTTAATTCTTTCATCTCAGGCGATGTTGTAGGCGCTCCTGCTACTTCCCCAAAAGTCATATCCACTCCTAGCAATTTAGGAAGAATAGGTACACTCACTTACGCTGGTGGTTCCGATTGTGTTCAGAATGATACAATGCATCCTTCACCTCCTATGTCTGATCAGTTTGTTAAGGCGGGTATTGCAGCAGTCAGTTTCCTTTCTGATATTGTGAGTTATAAAATTCCTACATCTGATGGCAGTGGAATTCTTAACTCGCAACAGAGTCATGTAGTTGAACGAGTAAGGCCTCTTTCTACTATCAAAGCCTCAAATGTTAAAGCGTTGGGCAGAGAAAAGGTTGATGGAAAGTCTTCATCTGGGACAGAACCAGGAACAAAGTCCAAGAGCAACGTTCGTGAAGCAAAAGGTAGTGCTCAGAATATTGGTTCAGTGAGTAGTGTCAACCATAATTTTCAGAAAAAGGCGTCACAGCCAGCAGAGAGTGAGAGACAATCAAACTTTCATCATAAAAGGACTGTGCCTCAGCATGTAAAAGCCAATTCAAGTCGGTTTGTTCCAAATGTATTGCCTACAGAAGGGAAGTTTGTGGCAGATGTCAGTGAAGATTTTAATAGGCGCCCAAAGTTGGCCAAACAATCATCATCTGTTTCTTCAATGGCCAGGCAGTTCACAAGGTCCGGAAATGTGGTGGAAAGTGTTTCTCATATATTGCGACAGCTAAATTGGAGTCCTGCCACTGAGGTGGCTTTAGGAAACCTGAACTGTTCGATGGATCCATATCAAGCTAACCAAGTCCTTAAAAAGATGCAAGATTATTCTTCAGCTCTTGGCTTTTTCTATTGGTTAAAACAAAGACCAGGATTCAGGCATGACGAGCATACTTATACCACCATGGTAGGCATTTTAGGCCGTGCGAGACAATTTGGGGCAATAAACAAATTGCTTGACCAAATGGTTAGGGATGGATTAAAACCAAATGTTGTGACGTATAATCGTCTCATTCATAGTTATGGCCGTGCAAACTATTTGAATGAAGCTTTAAATGTTTTCAATAGGATGCAAGAAGTAGGATGTAACCCTGACCGTGTAACCTATTGTACATTGATTGACATCCATGCAAAATCTGGGTACCTTGATGTTGCAATGGACATGTATCAGCGGATGCAAGAGGCTGGACTTAGTCCGGACACCTTCACGTACAGTGTTATAATTAATTGTCTTGGCAAAGCTGGCCATTTGACTGCTGCAGACAAGCTTTTTTGTGAGATGGTTAGTCAAGGGTGTGTGCCTAATTTGGTGACTTTCAATATTATGATTGCGTTGCATGCCAAAGCAAGGAACTATCAAACTTCATTGCAGCTATACCATGACATGCAGAATGCTGGATTTGAGCCTGACAAGGTAACTTATAGCATAATTATGGAGGTATATGGTCATTGTGGCTATCTTGATGAAGCAGAAGCAGTTTTTTCCGAAATGAAAAGGAAGAACTGGGTTCCTGATGAGCCTGTTTACGGCCTTTTAGTAGATCTGTGGGGAAAAGTTGGAAATGCCGGAAAGGCTTGGGAATGGTATTGTGCCATGCTCAATGCGGGTTTGCGTCCTAATGTGCCGACATGCAATTCCCTGCTCAGTGCTTTCCTTAGGGTGCACCGTCTCTCAGATGCGTATAACTTGCTGCAGAGCATGCTAAACTTGGGTCTTAATCCTTCTTTGCAGACGTACACATTGCTCATTAGCTGTTGTACTGAAGCACAAACAGCATTTGACATGACATTTTGTGGTAAGCTAATGGCTGTCACGGGCCACCCTGCACATACATTTCTTATGTCCATGCCAGCAGCTGGGCCCGATGGGCAGAATGTGAAGGATCACATGAGCAGCTTTTTGGAGTTAATGCACAGTGAGGATAGGGAGAGCAAGAGGGGACTTGTAGATGCAGTTGTTGATTTTTTGCACAAGTCGGGGCTAAAGGAAGAGGCTGGATCTGTTTGGGAGGTGGCTGCACATAAGAATGTCTATCCAGATGCGGTGAGAGAGAAAAGCTCATGTTATTGGCTGATAAACCTGCATGTTATGTCTGATGGGACTGCTGTGACTGCACTCTCAAGGACACTTGCCTGGTTCCGGAGGCAGATGCTTGTTTCTGGAATCTGCCCAGGCCGCATTGATATAGTGACAGGGTGGGGCCGGAGGAGCAGGGTGACAGGATCTTCCTTGGTGAGGCAGTCGGTACAGGAGTTGCTAAACATGTTCCAGTTTCCTTTCTATACGGAGAATGGCAACTCAGGGTGTTTTGTAGGATGCGGGGAGACTCTTAATAGATGGTTACTACAATCTTATGTTGAGCGTATGCATTTGCTTTAG